In a genomic window of Polycladomyces abyssicola:
- a CDS encoding phosphatidylglycerophosphatase A — MKRVHSREVKQAVMERLQQRGVTIEGIAEIVYQMQAPYNENLTIDLCVESVQAVLEKREIQHAILVGTELDILAEKGMLSEPLQTLVRTDEGLFGCDETLALGSVLGYGSIAVTTFGHLDKQKIGLIKQLDTKKDGSGPVHTFIDDLVASVAAAASSRLAHRLRDEEEKAFVSPSK, encoded by the coding sequence GTGAAGCGTGTTCACAGTCGTGAAGTGAAACAGGCAGTGATGGAACGGCTGCAGCAACGCGGCGTTACCATCGAAGGGATTGCCGAAATAGTATATCAGATGCAAGCTCCCTACAATGAAAACCTGACGATCGATCTGTGCGTGGAAAGCGTACAGGCCGTATTGGAAAAACGGGAGATCCAGCATGCCATTCTTGTTGGAACTGAATTAGATATTTTGGCGGAAAAGGGGATGTTGTCAGAACCCCTTCAAACCTTGGTGAGAACAGATGAGGGATTGTTTGGATGCGATGAAACACTGGCCCTTGGGTCGGTGTTGGGATATGGAAGTATCGCTGTCACCACTTTTGGCCATCTCGACAAACAAAAAATCGGATTGATCAAACAACTGGATACGAAAAAAGATGGATCTGGTCCTGTCCACACATTTATTGACGATTTGGTCGCCAGTGTGGCGGCCGCCGCATCCAGCCGCCTGGCGCACCGGCTGCGTGATGAAGAGGAAAAAGCGTTTGTGTCACCATCCAAGTAG